One genomic window of Caldisericota bacterium includes the following:
- a CDS encoding prepilin-type N-terminal cleavage/methylation domain-containing protein, whose amino-acid sequence MTNITYSRKAFTLIEILIVIAIIIIMVGVGLPMTSNYIVERSLYNAAAQVQQDIRFVQQIAIVYSNNSAAHFRIHFYPEQNEYKIEADYDANYVLGSGKIIKRKFSDAYGFPKHFGKNVPDSVTFGPLSAPGNTATIDLNFNNRGISKKGGGHINLINRSGTKQIKVIVSVIGRVRIEWVTR is encoded by the coding sequence ATGACAAATATTACCTATTCCCGCAAAGCATTTACTCTTATCGAGATTCTTATCGTCATTGCCATAATTATTATTATGGTAGGAGTTGGTCTTCCTATGACTTCAAACTATATTGTTGAACGTTCTTTATATAATGCTGCTGCGCAAGTTCAGCAGGATATTCGGTTTGTGCAGCAGATTGCAATTGTTTACAGCAACAACAGTGCAGCGCACTTTAGAATTCATTTTTATCCTGAACAAAATGAATATAAAATTGAAGCAGATTATGATGCAAATTATGTGTTAGGCTCGGGTAAGATAATAAAAAGAAAGTTTAGCGATGCTTATGGATTTCCAAAACATTTTGGAAAAAATGTTCCCGATTCAGTTACATTTGGCCCATTAAGCGCACCAGGGAACACTGCAACAATTGATCTTAATTTCAATAACCGGGGGATATCTAAAAAAGGTGGAGGGCATATTAACTTGATAAATAGAAGCGGGACAAAGCAAATTAAAGTGATAGTATCTGTGATTGGCAGAGTTCGCATCGAGTGGGTTACTCGCTAA
- a CDS encoding prepilin-type N-terminal cleavage/methylation domain-containing protein — MKISKARRAFTLIELLIVIAIIIIMVGVAAPMTSSYIVERSLYNAAAQVQQDIRLAQQLAITHSTTSKFKIHFDSTNNSYTVETSEDGSKIITRKFNDAYGFPKYFGVNSPPSIYVVNSGAEIPVKELFFDNLGKPHTKDSSGNPYDNEGYITLQNSSGSKQIQIIVSVIGRVKILWIQR; from the coding sequence ATGAAGATTTCCAAAGCCCGTAGAGCATTTACTCTTATTGAGCTTCTTATCGTAATTGCCATAATTATTATTATGGTGGGAGTCGCTGCTCCTATGACTTCGAGTTATATTGTTGAACGTTCTTTATACAATGCTGCTGCGCAGGTGCAGCAGGATATTCGGCTTGCGCAGCAGCTTGCAATTACGCACAGTACAACGAGTAAATTTAAAATTCATTTTGACTCTACAAACAATTCCTACACGGTAGAAACAAGTGAAGACGGGAGCAAAATCATTACAAGAAAGTTTAACGATGCTTACGGTTTCCCAAAATATTTTGGAGTAAACTCTCCTCCTTCTATATATGTTGTTAACTCCGGAGCAGAAATACCCGTTAAAGAACTTTTCTTCGATAATCTCGGAAAACCTCATACAAAAGATAGTTCTGGGAATCCTTATGATAATGAAGGCTATATCACCTTGCAAAACAGCTCGGGAAGTAAGCAAATTCAGATTATTGTTTCAGTAATTGGCCGTGTAAAGATATTATGGATTCAACGATAA
- a CDS encoding prepilin-type N-terminal cleavage/methylation domain-containing protein, with the protein MMQDLAINRKRKGFTLVELVVAVAVFLVIIALSFSTLSRFFSMRSAYEQEMIFQQNFRFALDKMSYDFRQANKDPGDTSITSLILEPEPNSMGEKLSFIRYDGTNMRDIYYLIKPHGDSYAIYREEYQHGATQGVDPISTQPITEDLHQLVKVYFVRAGGKIIMIAVGKLDYFGKERTISFTSLVFSRNSGYEIPPSP; encoded by the coding sequence ATGATGCAAGATTTAGCGATTAATAGAAAGAGGAAAGGGTTTACATTGGTTGAGTTGGTTGTTGCGGTTGCTGTTTTCCTTGTTATAATTGCTCTATCTTTTTCAACTCTTTCTCGCTTTTTTTCAATGAGAAGTGCTTACGAGCAGGAAATGATATTCCAGCAGAATTTTCGTTTTGCACTTGATAAGATGTCTTACGATTTCAGGCAGGCAAATAAGGATCCGGGTGATACTTCTATTACGAGTTTAATTTTAGAACCCGAGCCAAATTCAATGGGAGAAAAACTTAGTTTTATACGCTACGATGGTACTAATATGAGGGACATTTATTATTTGATTAAACCTCACGGGGATAGTTATGCCATCTATAGAGAAGAGTATCAACATGGTGCTACCCAGGGGGTAGACCCGATTTCTACACAGCCCATTACTGAGGATCTACACCAGTTGGTAAAGGTGTATTTTGTAAGGGCGGGCGGCAAGATTATAATGATTGCCGTAGGGAAACTGGACTATTTTGGAAAAGAAAGGACAATTTCCTTTACTTCATTGGTATTTTCAAGAAATTCTGGTTATGAAATACCACCATCACCATAG
- a CDS encoding type II secretion system protein, which produces MRIKRLCNAKKGFSLIEVIIALAILMIVTFGLLTSYYSYYRNVADLRIQTTGQNLAQLQLEDIQNLASTVLVILVQGGEYLPNYPLDTASDIAIYDSGQLADASFTIESLVSVPANLLLPSSIEVQGPDAYGEYTLILLKEVFPHYKKQIVITDRTPDLDTTKKIFEVKVTIFWDIGGVEKSITITGEKNDARFSD; this is translated from the coding sequence ATGAGAATAAAGCGTCTTTGCAATGCAAAAAAAGGGTTTAGCTTAATTGAGGTAATAATAGCACTGGCTATCCTTATGATTGTAACATTTGGATTGCTAACCAGTTATTACTCTTATTATAGAAATGTAGCCGACCTCCGTATCCAAACAACTGGCCAAAACCTTGCTCAATTGCAGCTGGAAGACATTCAGAACCTTGCTAGTACTGTGCTTGTTATTCTTGTCCAAGGAGGAGAATACTTGCCTAACTATCCACTAGATACAGCTTCAGACATTGCAATCTATGATTCTGGACAGCTTGCTGATGCTTCATTTACAATAGAGAGTTTAGTGAGCGTTCCTGCCAATTTACTTCTTCCAAGTAGTATCGAGGTTCAAGGTCCTGATGCTTATGGTGAATATACGCTCATCCTCCTTAAGGAGGTATTTCCCCACTACAAAAAACAGATTGTCATCACTGATAGAACTCCGGACCTGGATACCACAAAGAAGATTTTTGAGGTGAAAGTTACTATATTCTGGGATATAGGTGGCGTTGAGAAGAGCATTACTATTACAGGAGAAAAAAATGATGCAAGATTTAGCGATTAA